The following are from one region of the Quercus robur chromosome 1, dhQueRobu3.1, whole genome shotgun sequence genome:
- the LOC126713593 gene encoding protein CUP-SHAPED COTYLEDON 1-like has protein sequence MENKFTCTSSEFMDEPYIRFRPHKRELIKFYLLNKIIGKPIGYTNPVMDCDVYGDPKIWRKHFERTGTQTLYFYTKLKGRNKGKRVERATEFGTWKAQNDVKVYDLDDDEEQERVVFNKRQCKHIGSKRSFSFVARKGFDANGRWTMHEYRLDGVFKSIRNDEEYVLCQINKVEKQGRNTRENSLKKEETSQTGSTSENFECPQPVNFHNPFQSSQDEGAQYSDRSPLWSEIRW, from the exons atggagaaTAAATTTACATGTACAAGTTCTGAATTTATGGATGAACCATATATCAGATTTCGTCCTCACAAAAGAGAACTGATCAAATTTTATCTTCTCAACAAGATCATCGGCAAACCCATTGGTTACACCAATCCAGTGATGGACTGTGACGTGTATGGTGACCCAAAGATTTGGAGAAAACACTTTGAAAGAACTGGAACGCAAACTCTTTATTTTTACACTAAACTTAAGGGTAGAAACAAAGGGAAAAGAGTGGAGAGAGCCACGGAGTTTGGCACCTGGAAAGCTCAAAACGATGTCAAAGTTTATGATCTTGATGACGATGAAGAACAAGAACGTGTCGTTTTCAACAAAAGACAATGTAAACATATTGGGTCTAAGAGGAGCTTCAGCTTTGTTGCGAGGAAAGGGTTTGATGCCAATGGTAGATGGACCATGCACGAGTACAGACTCGATGGAGTCTTCAAAAGCATACGCAAtgat GAAGAGTATGTCCTCTGCCAGATTAATAAAGTGGAAAAACAAGGAAGGAATACTAGAGAAAATTCACTCAAGAAAGAAGAAACTTCTCAGACAGGGTCTACATCTGAGAATTTCGAGTGTCCTCAACCTGTCAATTTTCACAATCCATTTCAAAGTTCTCAAGATGAAGGGGCACAATACTCGGACAGAAGTCCACTCTGGTCTGAAATTAGATGGTAA